The Mesomycoplasma ovipneumoniae genome includes a region encoding these proteins:
- the rsmG gene encoding 16S rRNA (guanine(527)-N(7))-methyltransferase RsmG: protein MYKEKVKLLVDLDVFEKLEQYVKLIEFYNQKFNLTGFSGDILWKEGILESIVTMNFIRNLLKKENISEKPKILDIGAGVGFPSIPYLIFDPKIDLTICESMQKRCQFLKKVSETLGIKFNLVCKSVQEIENENFDLVTARAVANLEKLDKIVNKIKVKNTIFAFIKGPKIFEELKNCKNCDYQVVEFANNLDKKIFIAFKKI from the coding sequence ATGTATAAAGAAAAAGTAAAGTTACTTGTTGATTTAGATGTATTTGAAAAACTTGAACAATACGTAAAATTAATCGAATTTTATAATCAAAAATTTAATTTAACCGGTTTTTCAGGCGATATTCTTTGAAAAGAAGGCATCCTTGAGTCCATTGTTACAATGAATTTTATAAGAAATTTATTGAAAAAAGAAAACATTTCAGAAAAACCAAAAATTTTAGATATTGGAGCTGGTGTAGGTTTTCCTTCAATTCCGTATTTAATTTTTGATCCAAAAATTGACTTGACCATTTGTGAGTCTATGCAAAAAAGGTGCCAATTTTTAAAAAAAGTATCTGAAACTCTGGGGATTAAATTTAATTTAGTTTGTAAATCAGTTCAAGAAATTGAAAACGAGAATTTTGACCTTGTGACAGCCCGAGCAGTTGCAAATCTAGAAAAACTTGATAAAATTGTTAATAAAATCAAGGTTAAAAATACAATATTTGCATTTATTAAAGGCCCAAAAATTTTTGAAGAACTCAAAAATTGCAAAAATTGCGATTATCAGGTAGTAGAATTCGCTAATAATCTTGACAAAAAAATTTTTATAGCATTTAAAAAAATATAA